The following proteins are co-located in the uncultured Draconibacterium sp. genome:
- a CDS encoding Gfo/Idh/MocA family oxidoreductase, translated as MEKSKIKLAIIGAGRMGITHYSIINSHPNAEVVAVADPSTIVLTMMKKYLTVKTFKDYNELFETTYLDGVLVCTPPNLHYPIIKKAAEKDVHVFVEKPFTTKRNEALKLAELFNKKNLINQVGYVLRFNDCFVKSKQLIDDGVLGKIKRFKIEKYSATITSGDDSSGWRATRENGGGAVFEMASHAIDLVNYLIGTPDKVIGSSLTKIFSKNVEDAVSSTFLYTNGKSGYIDINWSDTSYRKPASKIEVFGANGKLIVNEHSIKVFLNEANEEEKLQKGWNTLYITDVFRNVPFYVRGNEFTRQLYEFANSILENKFDTLCTFDDGVKTLDIIEKIFVDYEQNEMR; from the coding sequence ATGGAAAAATCTAAAATAAAACTTGCAATAATAGGTGCAGGCCGAATGGGGATCACACACTATTCCATCATAAACAGTCATCCAAATGCAGAAGTGGTTGCGGTTGCAGATCCATCTACCATTGTGCTTACCATGATGAAGAAATACCTGACCGTTAAAACCTTTAAAGATTATAATGAACTTTTTGAAACAACGTATTTGGATGGAGTATTAGTATGTACCCCACCCAATCTGCATTACCCAATTATTAAGAAAGCGGCTGAGAAAGACGTCCATGTATTTGTGGAAAAACCTTTTACAACAAAAAGAAATGAAGCTTTAAAACTGGCTGAATTATTCAATAAAAAGAACCTGATTAATCAGGTAGGTTATGTGCTCCGGTTCAACGATTGTTTTGTAAAAAGCAAACAGTTGATCGATGATGGAGTACTCGGAAAAATAAAACGCTTCAAGATAGAAAAATACAGTGCCACCATTACTTCAGGTGATGATAGTTCAGGATGGAGGGCTACGCGTGAAAATGGAGGCGGGGCAGTATTTGAAATGGCCTCCCACGCCATTGATCTGGTCAATTATTTAATTGGAACACCGGACAAGGTAATTGGATCAAGTTTAACAAAAATCTTTTCAAAAAACGTTGAAGATGCCGTTAGTTCAACCTTCTTATACACGAATGGGAAATCGGGATATATTGACATTAACTGGAGTGATACCAGTTACCGCAAGCCTGCCAGTAAAATTGAAGTTTTTGGAGCAAATGGTAAATTGATTGTGAATGAACATAGTATCAAGGTGTTTTTGAACGAGGCAAACGAAGAAGAGAAATTGCAAAAAGGGTGGAATACTTTGTACATAACCGATGTCTTCAGAAATGTTCCATTCTATGTTCGTGGAAATGAGTTTACGCGTCAGTTATATGAGTTTGCAAACAGTATTCTAGAAAACAAATTTGATACATTGTGTACCTTCGATGACGGAGTAAAAACACTGGATATTATTGAAAAAATATTCGTTGATTACGAACAGAATGAAATGCGTTAA